Proteins encoded by one window of Nasonia vitripennis strain AsymCx chromosome 5, Nvit_psr_1.1, whole genome shotgun sequence:
- the LOC100679095 gene encoding ribosome biogenesis protein TSR3 homolog → MSSKGKNKNRLSDRRKRHVVGKEERYRQERDKSDKEESEPEEEWPIAFPVAMWDLEQCDPKKCSGRKLARHRLIKTLRLGARFPGLVLTPVGTKCVSPLDKEIVQDNGCAVVDCSWARLDDTPFSRMRTPHPRLLPFLVAANPINYGKPCQLSCVEAIAATLIITGFPEEANFYLGKFSWGHSFLELNAELLESYAACKSSEEIIAAQDKFLAQARQERQDRLAMPDFPPSESESEEDEEEEGEEGQDGNKESKDEAKKDESSTSKDDTTASGSSSSTTAKEDDA, encoded by the exons ATGTCTTCGAAAGGAAAGAACAAAAATAGACTGTCCGACAGGCGAAAACGTCATGTCGTGGGCAAGGAGGAGAGGTATCGACAGGAAAGGGATAAGTCCGACAAAGAGGAATCTG AACCCGAGGAAGAATGGCCAATTGCCTTTCCCGTTGCAATGTGGGATCTTGAACAATGTGACCCCAAAAAGTGTTCGGGTAGGAAACTCGCAAGGCACAGACTGATCAAGACTCTCAGACTCGGTGCTCGGTTTCCTGGACTTGTGCTGACCCCTGTAGGAACTAAG TGCGTGAGTCCACTGGACAAGGAGATAGTTCAGGACAACGGCTGCGCGGTGGTGGACTGTAGCTGGGCTCGTCTGGACGACACTCCCTTCAGTCGAATGCGCACTCCGCATCCAAGGCTGCTACCTTTCCTCGTGGCCGCGAACCCGATAAATTACGGAAAGCCGTGTCAATTAAGCTGCGTCGAAGCCATAGCCGCGACGCTAATTATCACCGGCTTTCCCGAGGAAGCCAACTTCTACCTCGGCAAATTTTCTTGGGGCCATTCATTCCTCGAGCTGAACGCTGAGTTGCTGGAAAGCTATGCGGCCTGCAAGAGCAGCGAAGAAATCATAGCCGCGCAGGACAAATTCTTGGCTCAAGCGCGACAGGAAAGGCAAGACAGGCTGG CAATGCCAGACTTCCCGCCGTCAGAAAGTGAATCAGAGgaagacgaggaggaggagggggagGAAGGTCAGGATGGAAATAAGGAGAGCAAAGACGAGGCGAAGAAGGATGAAAGTAGTACCAGTAAGGATGATACGACGGCATCGGGAAGCTCGAGTTCGACGACTGCGAAAGAAGATGATGCATGA